One Chromobacterium paludis genomic window carries:
- a CDS encoding copper homeostasis protein CutC — MSKVLEICAGSLASCLAAQQGGAQRVELCDNLLEGGTTPSYGLLALARDSLGIEVNALIRPRGGDFLYSALEFETMARDIELCRKLGVDGVVIGMLTEDGEIDGPGTRELAGLAGPMRVTFHRAFDMARDPELALEAVIACGCHRLLSSGQAATALQGADLLSRLREQAGERLIVMPGAGVRAGNIAELARRSGCQEFHASARAAVASAMRYRRSGLSMGAPGMDEYMRMETSADEVRALRAALNGG, encoded by the coding sequence ATGAGCAAGGTTCTGGAAATCTGCGCCGGTTCGCTGGCGTCCTGTCTGGCGGCGCAGCAGGGCGGCGCGCAGCGGGTGGAGCTGTGCGACAACCTGCTGGAGGGCGGCACCACGCCGTCCTATGGCCTGTTGGCGCTGGCGCGCGATAGTCTGGGCATAGAAGTCAACGCGCTGATCCGGCCGCGCGGCGGCGATTTTCTGTATTCGGCGCTGGAGTTCGAGACCATGGCGCGCGATATCGAGCTGTGCCGCAAGCTGGGCGTGGACGGCGTGGTGATAGGCATGCTGACCGAGGACGGCGAGATAGACGGACCGGGCACGCGCGAACTGGCGGGCCTGGCCGGGCCGATGCGCGTGACCTTCCACCGCGCCTTCGACATGGCGCGCGATCCGGAACTAGCCCTGGAAGCCGTGATCGCCTGCGGTTGCCATCGCTTGCTCAGTTCGGGCCAGGCGGCCACGGCGCTGCAAGGCGCGGACTTGCTGTCCCGTTTGCGCGAACAGGCCGGCGAGCGCCTGATCGTGATGCCGGGGGCCGGCGTGCGCGCCGGCAACATCGCCGAACTGGCGCGGCGCAGCGGCTGCCAGGAATTCCACGCTTCCGCTCGCGCCGCCGTGGCCAGCGCCATGCGCTACCGCCGGTCCGGCCTCAGCATGGGCGCGCCGGGCATGGATGAATATATGCGGATGGAGACTTCGGCGGACGAGGTGAGAGCCTTGCGCGCCGCGCTGAATGGCGGCTAA
- the pflA gene encoding pyruvate formate-lyase-activating protein, which yields MTPPIAADYTAQAVSTDTLGYLHSTESGAGVDGPGMRFVFFTSGCQFRCLYCHNPDTWKLHNGRQVTVEQALAEVAPYARFLKFAGGVTISGGEPLMQHEFVGELFHEIKQRFGLHTALDTQGFLHERVTDEWFDDVDLVMLDIKHSDPEKYQALTGQPLQPTLDFAQRLKRLGKKMWIRYVLVPGLTDGDADIEKLADFVADLGAVVERVEVLPFHQLGKDKWAQLGMEYQLNDTPIPTAEQAAHARALFASRGLKVT from the coding sequence ATGACCCCACCCATCGCCGCAGACTACACCGCTCAAGCTGTCAGCACCGACACCCTAGGCTATTTGCATTCCACCGAGAGCGGCGCCGGCGTCGATGGCCCCGGCATGCGTTTCGTGTTTTTCACCTCGGGCTGCCAGTTCCGCTGCCTGTACTGCCACAACCCGGACACCTGGAAGCTGCACAACGGCCGCCAGGTGACGGTGGAGCAGGCGCTGGCCGAAGTGGCGCCGTACGCGCGCTTCCTCAAGTTCGCCGGCGGCGTCACCATTTCCGGCGGCGAGCCTTTGATGCAGCATGAGTTCGTCGGCGAATTGTTCCACGAGATCAAGCAGCGCTTCGGCCTGCATACCGCGCTGGACACCCAGGGTTTCCTGCATGAGCGCGTGACGGACGAGTGGTTTGACGACGTGGACCTGGTAATGCTGGACATCAAGCATTCCGACCCGGAAAAGTACCAGGCGCTGACCGGCCAGCCGCTGCAGCCGACGCTGGACTTCGCCCAGCGCCTGAAGCGCCTGGGCAAGAAGATGTGGATACGCTATGTGCTGGTGCCGGGCCTGACCGACGGCGACGCCGACATCGAGAAGCTGGCAGACTTCGTGGCCGATCTCGGCGCTGTGGTGGAAAGGGTGGAGGTATTGCCCTTCCACCAGCTGGGCAAGGACAAATGGGCGCAGCTGGGCATGGAGTATCAGCTGAACGACACGCCCATTCCGACAGCCGAACAGGCCGCGCATGCGCGCGCCTTGTTCGCCAGCCGCGGGCTGAAAGTCACCTGA
- a CDS encoding LytR/AlgR family response regulator transcription factor, which translates to MSKLTALIADDERLMREQLRAALLRVWPELEIAAEAHDGGQAVELARRHRPDIAFLDITMPVLTGIAAAVELDGLCPVVFVTAYDQYAIRAFEEGAVDYLLKPVDDERLARTRQRWLQRRAEAPQPDWQSALQQLSRQLEKPAYLRWIRATVGSAMRMIATEEVLFFQSDEKYTRVQTAGGEALIRTPIKELLPQLDPDEFWQVHRATLVRVAAIEQVRRDERGLLLQLRGYAQPLEVSRGYAHLFQRM; encoded by the coding sequence ATGTCCAAGCTGACTGCCCTGATCGCCGACGACGAGCGCCTGATGCGCGAACAACTGCGCGCCGCCCTGCTGCGGGTCTGGCCTGAGCTGGAGATCGCGGCGGAGGCCCATGACGGCGGCCAGGCGGTGGAGCTGGCGCGCCGGCACCGGCCGGACATCGCCTTCCTGGACATCACCATGCCGGTGCTGACCGGCATCGCCGCCGCGGTGGAGCTGGACGGACTATGCCCGGTAGTCTTCGTCACCGCCTACGACCAATACGCCATCCGCGCGTTTGAAGAAGGCGCCGTCGATTACCTGCTCAAGCCGGTGGACGATGAGCGCCTGGCGCGCACGCGCCAGCGCTGGCTGCAACGCCGCGCCGAGGCGCCGCAACCGGATTGGCAATCCGCGCTGCAGCAACTGAGCCGCCAGCTGGAAAAGCCGGCCTATCTGCGCTGGATACGCGCCACCGTGGGCAGCGCCATGCGCATGATCGCCACCGAGGAAGTGCTGTTTTTCCAGTCGGATGAGAAATACACGCGGGTGCAGACCGCCGGCGGCGAGGCCTTGATCCGCACGCCCATCAAGGAATTGCTGCCGCAGCTGGACCCGGACGAATTCTGGCAGGTGCACCGCGCTACCCTGGTGCGGGTGGCCGCCATCGAGCAAGTACGCCGCGACGAGCGCGGCCTCCTGCTGCAGCTGCGCGGCTACGCCCAGCCGCTGGAAGTGAGCCGCGGCTACGCCCACTTGTTCCAGCGCATGTAA
- the ggt gene encoding gamma-glutamyltransferase, whose translation MLDWSKPVAWGGICLSLFCLPAVAGQGAVAAPDGYGARGAADVLKAGGNAVDAAVATAFVLAVTYPEAGNIGGGGFMTLYQDGKPYFLDYRETAPQAASRDMYLDADGKVMPHLSLVGPRAVGVPGTVMGMWEAHRRFGKLKWSQLLAPAIRYAEAGFTVADRQYQYRGEAVKTFAGKTNFAQYFGGMQAGKTFRQPELAATLKRIARHGAADFYQGKTARLLAAQMRRDGGLITADDLKTYRARWREPIRIDWRGNVIYTAPPPSSGGVALAQLLAIKENRAADFSGVALNSARYIHLLAEIEKRVFADRADYLGDPDFVKTPVAELISPAYLKRRAEEIHPTSISATPNIRPGLENHQTTHFSIVDRWGNAVANTYTLNFDFGSGVVVKGAGFLLNDEMDDFSAKPGVANAFGVVGKDANAIAPGKRMLSSMTPTIVTRDGKATLVIGTPGGSRIFTSIFQVLNDVYAFDMPLQLAVAAQRVHHQLLPKDTIYYDEYAPLSGPVADQLRAMGYTLKDQGWRMGDIQAVQVDGGKAETASDPRGRGVGIVVDE comes from the coding sequence ATGCTTGATTGGTCCAAACCTGTCGCCTGGGGCGGCATCTGCCTGAGCCTGTTCTGTCTGCCGGCCGTGGCCGGCCAAGGCGCGGTGGCGGCGCCGGATGGTTACGGCGCCCGGGGGGCGGCCGATGTGTTGAAAGCCGGCGGCAACGCGGTGGACGCGGCGGTGGCCACGGCCTTCGTTCTGGCCGTCACCTATCCGGAGGCCGGCAATATCGGCGGCGGCGGCTTCATGACGCTCTACCAGGATGGCAAGCCGTATTTCCTCGATTACCGCGAGACCGCGCCGCAGGCCGCCAGCCGCGACATGTATCTGGACGCGGACGGCAAGGTGATGCCGCATCTCAGCCTGGTGGGGCCCCGCGCCGTGGGCGTGCCGGGTACGGTGATGGGCATGTGGGAGGCGCATCGCCGCTTCGGCAAGCTTAAGTGGAGCCAGCTGCTGGCGCCGGCCATCCGCTATGCGGAGGCGGGCTTCACCGTGGCGGATCGGCAGTACCAGTACCGCGGCGAGGCGGTGAAAACCTTTGCGGGCAAAACCAATTTCGCCCAGTACTTCGGCGGCATGCAGGCCGGCAAGACTTTCCGCCAGCCGGAGCTGGCGGCCACGCTGAAGCGCATCGCGCGCCACGGCGCGGCGGACTTTTACCAGGGCAAGACCGCGCGCTTGCTGGCGGCGCAGATGCGGCGCGACGGCGGCCTGATCACCGCGGATGATTTGAAAACCTACCGCGCCCGCTGGCGCGAGCCCATCCGCATAGACTGGCGCGGCAACGTCATCTACACCGCGCCGCCGCCCAGTTCCGGCGGCGTGGCGCTGGCCCAGCTGCTGGCCATCAAGGAGAACCGCGCGGCGGACTTCTCCGGCGTAGCGCTGAACTCCGCGCGCTACATCCACCTGCTGGCGGAGATAGAAAAGCGCGTCTTCGCCGACCGCGCCGACTATTTGGGCGATCCGGACTTTGTCAAAACGCCGGTGGCAGAGCTGATCAGCCCGGCCTATCTGAAGCGCCGCGCCGAGGAGATCCATCCAACCTCGATCTCCGCCACGCCCAATATCCGGCCGGGGCTGGAAAACCATCAGACCACCCACTTCTCCATCGTGGATCGTTGGGGCAACGCGGTGGCCAACACCTATACCCTGAACTTCGACTTCGGCAGCGGCGTGGTGGTCAAGGGCGCGGGCTTCCTGCTCAACGACGAGATGGACGACTTCAGCGCCAAGCCCGGCGTGGCTAACGCCTTTGGCGTGGTGGGCAAGGACGCCAATGCCATCGCGCCGGGCAAGCGCATGCTGTCGTCGATGACGCCCACCATCGTCACCCGCGACGGCAAGGCGACGCTGGTGATCGGCACGCCGGGCGGCTCGCGCATCTTCACCTCCATCTTCCAGGTGCTGAACGATGTCTACGCTTTCGACATGCCGCTGCAGCTGGCGGTGGCGGCGCAGCGCGTGCATCACCAGCTTTTGCCCAAGGACACCATTTATTACGACGAATACGCGCCGTTGTCCGGACCCGTGGCGGACCAGCTCCGGGCCATGGGCTACACGCTGAAGGACCAGGGCTGGCGCATGGGCGACATCCAGGCGGTGCAAGTGGACGGCGGCAAGGCGGAAACCGCGTCCGACCCGCGCGGCCGCGGCGTGGGCATCGTGGTGGATGAGTGA
- a CDS encoding LysR family transcriptional regulator, whose product MNLPDLNLLIVLDALLAEGSVARAARRLRLSPSAMSRALSRLRQATGDPLLVRAGRGLAPTPRALELRERTGPLLREALATLSPQPALDLATLRRTFTLRATDGFAENFGPPLLAKLAAEAPGLRLRFVLKLDKDSEALRKGDVDLETGVIGHTAGPELIARALFRDRFVGVVRPSHPLARGAVSAERFAAGRHILVARRDQGDSRIDLALQALGLQRDIAVTVGGFSAALALARADELIATVPARHTGYLLEGLVRFELPLAVPKITVSMLWHPRMDADPAHQWLRNALKQVCDEAVSGGA is encoded by the coding sequence ATGAACCTGCCCGACCTGAACCTGCTGATCGTGCTGGACGCGCTGCTGGCCGAAGGCAGCGTAGCGCGCGCCGCCCGCCGGCTGCGGCTCAGCCCGTCCGCGATGAGCCGCGCCTTGTCGCGGCTGCGCCAGGCCACAGGCGACCCGCTGCTGGTCCGCGCCGGCCGCGGCCTGGCGCCCACGCCGCGCGCGCTGGAATTGCGCGAGCGTACCGGCCCCTTGCTGCGCGAGGCGCTGGCCACGCTAAGCCCCCAGCCCGCGCTGGACCTGGCCACGCTGCGGCGCACGTTCACGCTGCGCGCCACCGACGGTTTCGCCGAAAATTTCGGCCCGCCCCTGCTGGCCAAACTGGCCGCCGAGGCGCCCGGCCTGCGCCTGCGTTTCGTCTTGAAGCTGGACAAGGACAGCGAAGCGCTGCGCAAGGGTGACGTAGACCTGGAAACCGGCGTCATCGGCCACACCGCCGGGCCGGAATTGATTGCGCGCGCGCTGTTCCGCGACCGCTTCGTCGGCGTGGTGCGGCCCTCGCACCCCTTGGCGCGGGGCGCAGTCAGCGCCGAGCGCTTCGCCGCCGGCCGCCACATCCTGGTGGCGCGGCGCGATCAAGGAGACAGCCGCATAGACCTGGCGCTGCAAGCCTTGGGGCTGCAGCGCGACATCGCCGTCACCGTCGGCGGCTTTTCCGCCGCGCTGGCCCTGGCCCGCGCCGACGAGCTGATCGCCACCGTCCCCGCGCGCCACACCGGCTACCTTTTGGAAGGCCTGGTCCGCTTCGAACTGCCGCTGGCCGTGCCGAAGATCACCGTCTCCATGCTGTGGCATCCGCGCATGGACGCGGACCCGGCCCACCAGTGGCTCAGAAACGCCTTGAAACAAGTTTGCGACGAGGCCGTCTCCGGCGGCGCCTAG
- a CDS encoding MFS transporter has translation MEDISNHGGASPLGRMASLSLAVLLAALGTSIANVALPTLSLRFGVSFQQVQWVVLAYLLASTALIVGAGRLGDLLGRRRLLLGGLLLFAAASLAAGLASFPALIAARAAQGLGAAVMMALSMAFVADILPRERIGRAMGWLGAMSAVGTALGPSLGGALVAALGWRSIFFLLAALAVLAYALARRSLPEMGHVASRGTGGFDRPGTVLLALAATAYAMAMTTGRGHFGALNAAWLAAALAGGMLFIWRQRRAEAPLLRLDMLRDPTLSGGMAMSGLVATVMMATLVVGPFYLARGLGLGTAAVGLAMSAGPLLSALSGLPAGAAVDRFGARGMALTGLLAMLGGAVALSLTPAARGVPGYIAALLLLTVGYAQFQAANNTQVMAGSGADKRGLVSGLLNLARNLGLLSGAGAMGAVFAAAAGTDKLATAAPDAVAHGMHAAFAVAAGLIALALAIALSAWRAPTNAAAGRRAQGGAR, from the coding sequence ATGGAAGATATTTCGAACCACGGCGGCGCATCGCCGCTTGGGCGCATGGCCAGCTTGTCGCTGGCAGTGTTGTTGGCCGCGCTGGGCACCAGCATCGCCAATGTGGCGCTGCCCACTTTGTCGCTGCGCTTCGGCGTGTCCTTCCAGCAAGTGCAATGGGTGGTGTTGGCGTATTTATTGGCCAGCACCGCCTTGATCGTCGGCGCGGGACGCTTGGGCGATCTGCTGGGGCGGCGACGCTTGCTGCTGGGCGGCTTGCTGCTGTTTGCCGCGGCTTCCTTGGCCGCCGGCCTGGCCTCGTTTCCGGCCTTGATCGCGGCCCGCGCCGCGCAAGGCCTGGGCGCGGCCGTGATGATGGCGTTGAGCATGGCTTTTGTCGCCGACATCCTGCCCAGGGAACGCATCGGGCGGGCCATGGGCTGGCTGGGCGCCATGTCGGCGGTGGGCACGGCGCTGGGGCCTTCGCTGGGCGGCGCGCTGGTTGCGGCCCTGGGCTGGCGCAGCATCTTCTTCTTATTGGCCGCGTTGGCGGTTTTGGCCTACGCGCTGGCGCGGCGCAGCCTGCCGGAGATGGGCCATGTGGCTTCGCGCGGGACGGGCGGCTTCGACCGTCCCGGCACCGTCTTGCTGGCGCTGGCCGCGACCGCCTACGCCATGGCGATGACCACTGGACGCGGCCATTTCGGCGCGCTCAACGCCGCCTGGCTGGCGGCGGCGCTGGCCGGGGGCATGCTCTTCATCTGGCGGCAGCGGCGGGCCGAAGCGCCGCTGCTGCGGCTGGACATGCTGCGCGATCCGACGCTGAGCGGCGGCATGGCGATGAGCGGCCTGGTGGCGACGGTGATGATGGCGACGTTGGTGGTCGGCCCGTTTTATCTGGCGCGCGGCCTGGGGCTGGGCACGGCGGCAGTGGGCTTGGCGATGTCGGCGGGTCCGCTGCTGTCCGCGCTGTCTGGGTTGCCGGCCGGCGCGGCGGTGGACCGTTTCGGCGCGCGCGGGATGGCTTTGACAGGTTTGCTGGCAATGTTGGGCGGCGCTGTGGCCTTGAGTCTGACGCCGGCGGCCAGGGGCGTGCCCGGTTATATCGCCGCGCTGTTGTTGCTGACTGTCGGCTACGCCCAGTTCCAGGCGGCCAATAATACCCAGGTGATGGCCGGCAGCGGAGCGGACAAGCGCGGCCTGGTTTCCGGCCTGCTCAATCTCGCGCGCAATCTGGGCCTGCTGAGCGGGGCCGGGGCGATGGGCGCGGTATTCGCCGCCGCGGCCGGAACGGACAAGCTGGCGACGGCCGCGCCGGACGCCGTCGCCCATGGCATGCACGCGGCCTTCGCCGTCGCGGCAGGCTTGATCGCCTTGGCCTTGGCTATTGCGCTGAGCGCTTGGCGGGCCCCGACGAACGCCGCCGCGGGACGCCGCGCGCAAGGAGGCGCGCGCTAG
- a CDS encoding GNAT family N-acetyltransferase — translation MQYTTVLSDVADEAVRAAIGAPLAAYNESQIGGRDYRPLVISVQNAAGEVEGGLWGYTCFGWLYTQLLAAPAAARGQGLGQRLMEEAEAEARARGCANAWVDTHSFQAPGFYETLGYQRFAELEDYPPGHSRIFYRKRLA, via the coding sequence ATGCAGTACACCACCGTGTTGAGCGATGTGGCGGACGAGGCGGTCCGCGCGGCGATAGGCGCGCCGCTGGCCGCGTATAACGAGAGCCAGATAGGCGGGAGAGACTATCGCCCGCTGGTCATCAGCGTGCAAAACGCGGCTGGTGAAGTAGAGGGAGGCCTGTGGGGCTATACCTGCTTCGGCTGGCTATATACCCAGCTCTTGGCCGCGCCGGCGGCGGCCAGAGGGCAAGGGCTGGGGCAAAGGCTGATGGAGGAGGCGGAGGCTGAAGCCAGAGCGCGCGGCTGCGCCAACGCCTGGGTGGACACCCACAGCTTCCAGGCGCCGGGCTTTTACGAAACGCTGGGTTACCAGCGCTTCGCCGAGCTGGAAGACTATCCGCCCGGCCACAGCCGCATCTTCTATCGCAAGCGTTTGGCTTAG
- a CDS encoding sensor histidine kinase has protein sequence MSEHGANAMSNSDRQLQNLERYWWLFVDHVARIGWGRLFLAALLIQILGGILNVPLLSLTLILVSILVKILASGKRQAEQLADRAIARSQQAEQQAELEALKRQLAETRMSALQAQIEPHFLFNTLSSVCQLMESAPQQAIAMQKALIRYLRSSLPEWRDSPGETSLGQQLELSRAYLEIMQLRMEDRLQVRLKVPESLLAARFPVMMLQTLVENAIKHGLEPKAEGGAIEVDAKVLDGKLRLAVFDDGVGFPELPGQGMGLANIRERLAMLYGQQAELTLEAPETGGTLAVIALPFALT, from the coding sequence ATGAGTGAGCACGGCGCCAACGCGATGTCCAACAGCGATAGACAGTTGCAAAACCTGGAGCGCTACTGGTGGCTGTTCGTCGACCACGTGGCGCGCATAGGCTGGGGCCGCTTGTTCCTGGCAGCCCTGCTGATTCAAATCCTGGGCGGCATCCTCAATGTTCCGCTGCTGTCGCTGACGCTGATCCTGGTCTCCATCCTGGTCAAGATACTAGCCAGCGGCAAACGCCAGGCGGAACAACTGGCCGACCGCGCCATCGCCCGCAGCCAACAGGCGGAACAGCAAGCGGAGCTGGAAGCGCTCAAGCGCCAGCTGGCGGAAACGCGCATGAGCGCGCTGCAGGCGCAGATCGAGCCGCACTTCCTGTTCAACACCCTGTCCTCGGTGTGCCAACTGATGGAAAGCGCGCCGCAACAGGCCATCGCCATGCAGAAGGCGCTGATCCGCTACCTGCGCTCCTCTCTGCCGGAATGGCGCGACTCGCCCGGCGAGACCAGCCTGGGCCAGCAGCTGGAGCTGTCGCGCGCCTATCTGGAAATCATGCAGCTGAGGATGGAAGACCGGCTGCAGGTGCGGCTCAAGGTGCCGGAGTCGCTCTTGGCGGCCCGCTTCCCGGTGATGATGCTGCAGACCCTGGTGGAAAACGCCATCAAGCACGGCCTGGAGCCCAAGGCCGAGGGCGGCGCCATCGAGGTGGACGCCAAGGTGCTGGACGGCAAGCTGCGGCTGGCCGTGTTCGACGACGGCGTGGGCTTCCCGGAATTGCCCGGCCAGGGCATGGGCCTGGCCAATATCCGCGAAAGGCTGGCCATGCTGTACGGACAGCAAGCGGAACTGACACTGGAGGCGCCCGAAACCGGCGGCACGCTCGCCGTCATCGCCCTGCCCTTCGCCCTGACCTGA
- a CDS encoding SulP family inorganic anion transporter → MSRTMSPLAVKTDVLSGVTVALALVPEAIAFALIAHVSPLTGLYAAFFICLITALFGGRPGMISGATGALAVVMVNLVLQHGVEYLFASVVLMGVFQMLFGALRLGKFIRMVPHSVMLGFVNGLAIVIFLAQFGHFKTHGAWMAPHPLLAMAGLIALTIAIIELLPRLTRAVPSALAAILIVSAVVAGLGLETKTVGDMGSIAGGLPLPHWPQVPLTLETLRVIVPYSLILAAIGLMESLLTLNLVDEITDSRGRPNRESLAQGAANIVAGFFATMGGCAMIGQSMINIGNGARHRLSGVVAALFLLGFIVLLSGWIEKIPLAALIGVMFVVSAKTFEWGSLQALRRIPRQDAIIVVGVTVITVLTDLAIAVLCGVIFAALVFAWQHAKRIAVQTRVDERGWKVYELEGSLFFASTARFAELFSPKTDPDQVVIEFKRARVADHSAIEAIDALAARYQQAGKSLRLRHLSPDCLALLDKAKGMVEVDAFEDPHYRIADDRLD, encoded by the coding sequence TTGTCCCGAACCATGAGCCCCCTCGCTGTCAAAACCGACGTTCTCAGCGGCGTCACCGTCGCCCTGGCCCTGGTGCCGGAGGCCATCGCCTTCGCGCTGATCGCCCATGTCAGCCCCTTGACCGGCCTGTACGCCGCTTTCTTCATTTGCCTGATCACCGCGCTGTTCGGCGGCCGGCCCGGCATGATTTCCGGCGCCACCGGCGCGCTGGCCGTGGTCATGGTCAACCTGGTGCTGCAGCACGGCGTGGAATACCTGTTTGCCAGCGTAGTATTGATGGGCGTGTTCCAGATGTTGTTCGGCGCCCTGAGGCTGGGCAAATTCATCCGCATGGTGCCGCACTCGGTGATGCTGGGCTTCGTCAACGGCCTGGCCATCGTGATCTTCCTGGCCCAGTTCGGCCACTTCAAGACCCATGGCGCATGGATGGCGCCGCATCCACTGCTGGCGATGGCCGGGCTGATCGCGCTGACCATCGCCATCATCGAGCTGCTGCCGCGGCTGACCCGCGCCGTGCCGTCCGCGCTGGCCGCCATCCTGATCGTCAGCGCGGTCGTGGCCGGCCTGGGCCTGGAGACCAAGACCGTAGGCGATATGGGCTCCATCGCCGGCGGCCTGCCGCTGCCGCATTGGCCGCAAGTGCCGCTGACGCTGGAAACGCTGCGCGTCATCGTCCCATACTCGCTGATCCTGGCCGCCATCGGCCTGATGGAGTCGCTGCTGACGCTGAATCTGGTGGACGAGATCACCGACAGCCGCGGCCGGCCCAACCGCGAGTCGCTGGCGCAAGGCGCCGCCAACATCGTCGCCGGCTTCTTCGCCACCATGGGCGGCTGCGCCATGATAGGCCAGAGCATGATCAATATCGGCAACGGCGCCCGCCACCGCTTGTCCGGCGTGGTCGCCGCGCTCTTCCTGCTGGGCTTCATCGTGTTGCTGTCCGGCTGGATAGAGAAGATTCCGCTCGCCGCGCTGATCGGCGTGATGTTCGTGGTCTCGGCCAAAACCTTTGAATGGGGCAGCCTGCAGGCCTTGCGCCGCATCCCGCGCCAGGACGCCATCATCGTGGTGGGCGTCACCGTCATCACCGTGCTGACCGATTTGGCCATCGCGGTGCTGTGCGGCGTGATTTTCGCCGCCCTGGTCTTCGCCTGGCAGCACGCCAAGCGGATCGCCGTCCAGACGCGCGTCGACGAGCGCGGCTGGAAAGTGTACGAGCTGGAAGGCAGCCTGTTCTTCGCCTCCACGGCCCGCTTCGCCGAGCTGTTCTCGCCCAAGACCGATCCCGACCAGGTGGTGATCGAGTTCAAGCGCGCCCGCGTGGCGGACCACTCCGCGATCGAGGCCATAGACGCCCTGGCCGCGCGCTATCAGCAGGCCGGCAAGTCGCTGCGCCTGCGCCATCTCAGCCCGGACTGCCTGGCCTTGCTGGACAAGGCTAAAGGCATGGTGGAAGTCGACGCCTTCGAAGACCCGCACTACCGCATCGCGGACGACAGGCTGGACTAA
- a CDS encoding methylated-DNA--[protein]-cysteine S-methyltransferase, whose protein sequence is MPPSSRTAVHGLIDTRFGPAAAWLNRDGALTRLIFNPTPEQMAAHGCPRDDAALAETARQLAQYEAGERRDFDLPLAPVGTPFQQQVWAALRRIPYGCTMSYGELARALGNPDGARAIGRANAANPIALIVPCHRVLGADGSLTGYAGGLPLKAALLRFELERSDPPGLFHL, encoded by the coding sequence ATGCCTCCCTCTTCCCGCACGGCCGTCCACGGCCTGATCGACACCCGCTTCGGCCCGGCAGCCGCCTGGCTGAACCGCGACGGCGCGCTGACCCGGCTGATTTTCAACCCGACGCCGGAGCAGATGGCCGCGCACGGCTGCCCGCGCGACGACGCGGCGCTGGCCGAGACAGCGCGCCAACTGGCGCAATACGAGGCCGGCGAACGCCGCGACTTCGATCTGCCGCTGGCGCCCGTCGGCACGCCGTTCCAGCAACAAGTGTGGGCAGCGCTGCGGCGCATCCCTTACGGCTGCACCATGAGCTACGGCGAGCTGGCGCGCGCGCTGGGCAATCCGGACGGCGCCCGCGCCATAGGCCGCGCCAACGCCGCCAACCCCATCGCGCTGATCGTGCCCTGCCACCGCGTGCTGGGCGCGGACGGCAGCCTCACCGGCTACGCCGGCGGCCTGCCGCTGAAAGCCGCGCTGCTGCGCTTTGAGCTGGAGCGCAGCGATCCGCCCGGATTATTCCATCTTTAG
- a CDS encoding substrate-binding periplasmic protein produces the protein MAVLKLAASSLGLLLACAMPQAQAQLPATIKICVDVEEWPPFFYYQRQNGQATARNIGYTVDYLQAIFGAARQNYSITRKSWVRCLADAKSGLFDMTLDGVNTPEREQAYWISKPYYYTTGIYFFARARPQPRVNAMGDLKKLRICGQRGYAYKRFGVEPSEVDTTAYTLAAAMAQLKAGHCDVVPEEKEVAIGMAKIGMTNYLDHPDFDYREVPGMPVSHYHMFVSRKLPYAQELLKLLDSGINEETSARLRKQDLDPVLTP, from the coding sequence ATGGCCGTGCTCAAACTCGCCGCAAGCAGCCTGGGCCTCCTGCTGGCCTGCGCCATGCCGCAAGCCCAGGCCCAATTGCCGGCCACCATCAAGATTTGCGTGGATGTCGAGGAATGGCCGCCCTTCTTCTATTACCAGCGCCAGAATGGCCAGGCCACCGCCCGCAATATCGGCTACACGGTTGACTATCTGCAAGCCATCTTCGGCGCCGCGCGGCAAAACTACTCGATTACCCGCAAGAGCTGGGTTCGCTGTCTGGCCGATGCGAAGAGCGGCCTGTTCGACATGACGCTGGACGGCGTCAACACGCCGGAACGCGAGCAGGCTTACTGGATCAGCAAGCCTTACTACTACACGACCGGCATCTACTTCTTCGCCCGCGCTCGCCCCCAGCCGCGGGTCAACGCCATGGGCGACCTCAAAAAACTGCGCATCTGCGGTCAGCGAGGCTATGCCTATAAACGGTTTGGGGTGGAGCCAAGCGAAGTAGACACGACGGCCTATACCCTGGCGGCAGCCATGGCCCAGCTGAAAGCCGGCCATTGCGACGTGGTGCCGGAGGAAAAGGAAGTGGCGATAGGCATGGCCAAGATAGGCATGACCAATTATCTGGACCATCCGGACTTCGACTACCGCGAAGTGCCGGGCATGCCGGTATCGCACTACCATATGTTCGTCAGCCGCAAGCTCCCCTACGCCCAGGAACTGCTGAAATTGCTCGACAGCGGCATCAACGAGGAAACCTCGGCCCGGCTGCGCAAGCAAGACCTTGATCCGGTGCTGACGCCCTGA